The Verrucomicrobiota bacterium genome includes a window with the following:
- a CDS encoding response regulator transcription factor, with protein sequence MSAPSKPKGRMINIFLVDDHPLIRKGLSQLLGQEEDMQICGEAEDVSSALKGIPATGPDLVIADISLRGNNGLELIKNIKALYPHLKVLVFSMHDEVVYAQRALRAGARAYVMKQEDAEKIKAAIRRIMEGDIYVSQRVSDQLLHQIVSGSASTNQSPVERLSDRELEVVQSIGNGLSTREIAGALNVSVKTVESHRAHIKEKLNLKNATELVQFSVQWVEHENSKMH encoded by the coding sequence ATGAGCGCGCCTTCAAAACCTAAAGGACGAATGATAAATATCTTCTTGGTGGATGACCATCCATTGATCAGGAAAGGCTTATCCCAATTATTGGGGCAGGAAGAAGATATGCAAATCTGCGGAGAAGCCGAAGATGTCTCGTCAGCATTGAAAGGAATTCCTGCAACCGGTCCCGATTTGGTAATTGCCGACATTTCCCTAAGGGGAAATAACGGATTGGAATTGATTAAAAATATCAAGGCCCTTTATCCCCACTTAAAAGTCTTGGTCTTCTCGATGCACGACGAAGTTGTGTATGCTCAACGAGCTTTACGGGCCGGAGCGCGTGCTTATGTCATGAAGCAAGAGGATGCCGAAAAGATTAAAGCAGCCATTCGCAGGATCATGGAGGGAGACATCTACGTAAGCCAAAGAGTTTCCGACCAGTTACTCCATCAAATTGTAAGCGGATCAGCTTCAACAAACCAGTCTCCTGTAGAGCGCCTGAGCGATCGCGAGCTTGAGGTGGTGCAATCTATAGGAAACGGATTGTCGACAAGGGAGATCGCAGGAGCCCTGAATGTCTCTGTGAAAACCGTAGAGTCCCATCGCGCTCACATTAAGGAGAAATTAAACCTCAAGAATGCGACTGAGCTTGTGCAGTTTTCTGTCCAATGGGTGGAGCACGAAAACAGCAAAATGCATTAA